In one Hoplias malabaricus isolate fHopMal1 chromosome X1, fHopMal1.hap1, whole genome shotgun sequence genomic region, the following are encoded:
- the LOC136675656 gene encoding uncharacterized protein, which yields MANYRAFHAQLATIMETLTRAAVAEICELVDDGYALLHTEISRHQKENEELRRKLQLIESIVAARGYVEERAASRDGAVREATAALAPAGKKNCPSRESCSRRALVESRDLEERGPAPVQVKEEGRGDDDDDDDEGEAVVLLAHSTSDELLALSAQDHALDEHSSNDDVHILSDTQSPNPDTHTLAETHSVTEESQQSSVDLTASDEPLCSFNSVSEPHNERPFSEEVCVKREPLVCDIDLDLGMDWNTHPVRNTHTHSQTSAGFGSDSLVAHNSPLYAAQHLVALGNAAGLGLFGGRGSLRGGGVSVGGKRHFICSICGKSFTTAQSLDTHTRIHTGERPYRCEQCGKRFTQSGHLTAHQTVHTGERPYQCSHCGKRFAGKQYLRIHTKKHHPES from the exons ATGGCGAATTACCGTGCGTTTCACGCGCAGCTCGCGACCATCATGGAGACGCTGACGCGCGCGGCGGTGGCGGAGATCTGCGAGCTCGTGGACGACGGGTACGCGCTTCTGCACACGGAGATCTCGCGCCACCAGAAGGAGAACGAGGAGCTTCGGCGGAAGCTCCAGTTGATCGAGTCCATCGTGGCCGCGCGAGGTTACGTAGAGGAGCGCGCCGCGTCGCGGGACGGAGCGGTGCGCGAGGCGACTGCAGCGCTCGCACCTGCGGGGAAAAAAAACTGCCCGAGCCGCGAGTCTTGTAGCCGCCGCGCGCTGGTGGAG tcacGTGACCTAGAGGAACGGGGACCCGCGCCAGTACAGGTTAAAGAGGAGGGGCGAGGGG ATGATGATGACGACGACGACGAAGGCGAGGCGGTTGTACTGCTGGCGCACAGTACATCTGATGAATTACTGGCGCTCTCAGCTCAGGATCACGCATTGGATGAACACTCCTCCAACGACGATGTCCACATACTTTCAGACACACAGTCTCCAAACCCTGACACCCACACTCTTGCAGAAACACACTCTGTAACGGAAGAGTCCCAGCAGTCCAGCGTGGACCTGACGGCCTCGGACGAGCCGCTGTGTTCCTTTAACTCCGTGTCCGAACCACACAACGAGCGGCCGTTctctgaagaagtgtgtgtgaagcGGGAGCCCCTGGTATGTGACATTGATCTGGATCTAGGTATGGACTGGAACACACACCCTGTccgtaacacacacacacactcgcagacCTCCGCTGGATTCGGCTCAGACTCGCTCGTGGCTCATAATTCACCTTTGTACGCCGCGCAGCACCTGGTCGCCCTGGGAAACGCGGCGGGGCTGGGGCTGTTCGGGGGGCGGGGCTCGCTGCGAGGGGGTGGAGTCTCGGTTGGCGGTAAAAGACACTTCATCTGTTCCATCTGCGGCAAGAGCTTCACCACGGCTCAGAGCCTGGACACGCACACGCGCATACACACAGGAGAGCGTCCATACCGCTGCGAACAGTGCGGAAAACGCTTCACTCAGTCCGGACATCTGACGGCGCATCAGACAGTCCACACCGGGGAGCGGCCGTACCAGTGTTCACACTGTGGAAAGCGATTCGCCGGGAAACAGTACCTCCGCATACACACTAAAAAACACCACCCAGAGTCCTga